The genomic segment TCAGGCCAGCCAATAGCGGGTCAGGTGGCGCGCCGGGTCGGTGTACTGGCTGCGGGCGTGGATCATTCGCCAATTATCCCAGATCAACATGCAGCCGTCGGGGATCAGCACCGGGGTGTTGCGCTGCACGAAATACGCCTCGCCCAACCGGGCAAACCGGGCCAGTGGCGATGAGCTGCTGGCGACCTGCGATTGCCGCAAATCCTCTTTCGATGGATTCACATCGCCATAGTGAAACTGGTTGTAGCTGAAGCGGAAAACATCTGCGTCCTCGGTCGGCGTCAGGATGAATTCCTTGACCCGGGTCTGGGCGGGCTCACCGGGTTTGGCCGTGGCGACAAATTCCACCGGCGTGTCGTTGATCCACTCGCGCAGTTCGGGGTCGGCCGTTTCCAGGAACGACAGAAATTCATAGCCGTCTACCAGCCCGGTATGCCCGCCGCCGCAGCGTGCCTGACGATGGCAATGCAGTGCCAGATAGCGCGGCGGCGGCCCGTAGACCGGCGCTTCGGTATGTGGGCCGATGCCATTCATGCTCTGGGAGTACGGCAAGTCTTCGTACCCCGGCTTGCGGGTGATGGCGAAGGCTGTTTGTCCGTTGAATTGCGGAATAATCTGACCGAACTCCTCGAGTGCTCCGACAACATCATCGGACAATTCATCGGCGGACAGTACGGTCCAGCCACGGGCCGACAATTCTTCATGGCGATGGTCCAGGGCTACATAAGGTCTGGACACAACAATCCCTTGGTCTGACATGGTGTATCTCCCGCTTGTTATCAGGCGTTGACGGTTGAGGTGTAGGCGGCGATGAGGTCGCGGCAGGCGTTGCCCGGTCGATAGGCGTGTTCGTCGATGCTCTGTACCGGGGTAATTTCAGCAGCGGTGCCTGTCAGGAAACACTCATCGAAGTCGCCCAGCTCTGTCGGCAGAATCGTTCTTTCGACGACGGGATAATCCAGCGCCCTGGCCAACTCGATGACTGTCTGGCGGGTGATGCCGTTGAGGAAGCAGTCAGGCAGCGGCGTGTGCAGCGTCCGGCCTTTGACGAAGAACACATTGGCGCTGGTGGCTTCGGCCACGTGGCCGCGCCAGTCGAGCATCAAGGCATCGTGGAAGCCGTTTTTTTCTGCGTCGTGTTTGCTCAATGTGGCGATCTGGTAATGCCCGGACGCCTTGGCTTCGAAGGGGCTGCTGCTCGGCGGCGGACGGCGCCATCCGGCCGTTTTCAGACGAATGCCGGCCATGCGCGCCGCCGGGTCGAAGTAACTCGGCCACTGCCAGCATGCGATGGCCACGTGCACGCGATTGAAGCGCGCCGAGGTCGAAATCATTTCACTGCCGCGCCAGGCCACCGGGCGCAAGTAGCCGTCAATCACCTTGTTATGGTGCAGCAGTTGCTGGCTGGCCGCTTCCAGTTCGGCCAGCTCATAGGGAATGACAAAGTCCATCAATTGCGCCGACCGATACAGCCGCTCGCTGTGCTCACGCAGCTTGAAGATCTTTGCGCCGTAGACGCGCTCGCCTTCGTACACGGTACTGGCGTAATGCAGACCATGACTGAGCACATGCAGCTTGGCCTCGGACCACTCGACGAACTCGCCGTCGAGCCAGATAACACCTTCTCGCTGATCAAACGGGATACCGCTCATTTCCTTTTCTCCACTCTGTTGGTGAATCGTCCTACGCCGTTTGGAGCAGCACCGGTATCAATTCGGGGGGCGCCGCAACCTCGGTCTGAAAGAAGAACGAGCGCTCGCCAAACGCCGGGCGCAGGTCATCGAACCAGGTCACTTGCGGGTCGAAACGCGCATAGAACGTGCGCAACACCCACTGCGGATTGCGTGCCTGAAGAAACTGCAACACGAAGACTTTTTCCCCGGCCACGGTCTCGATGCCGTTGATCAACACCTTGCCGTAGAAGGTACTCATGGACGGTCCACGCACCGTGCGCGCCAGGCCGGACACCGTTCGGTAGGCCGCCTGGAAAATCTCGAACGCCCGGGCCAGCGGCATCGCGAAGTAGTGGCTGGGGCCGGTGTCGCGCTCGACGAACATGTAATAAGGGATCGCGCCCAGGCGTACGCCTTCGGTCCACAGTGCAGCCCAGTCAGCGGGGTTTTCGTTGATGTGGCGGATCACCGGTGCCTGCATGCGCAAGGTCGCCCCCGTGGAACGAATGCGCTCGACGGCCTGGCGCGCCATGTCCTGGCGCAGCTCCACCGGGTGGTTGTAGTGGCCCATGATCGACAGGTTTTTCCCCGCCGCGATGATCCGTTTGAACAGATCCAGCAGCTCGGGCGCATCCTTGTCACTGACAAAGCGCTGCGGCCAGTACGCCACGGATTTGGTGCCGATGCGGATGCTCTTCAGGTGCGGCAATTGCAGCAGCGGCTCGATGTAACTGGCCAGGGATCGAGTGTTCATGATCATCGGATCGCCGCCGGTAATCAGCACATCGGTGACCTCGGTGTGTACCCGCAGGTAGCTGAGCAACTCCTGGGATTCGCGGGCGTTGAATTTCAGTTCTTCCTCGCCGATGAACTGCGCCCAGCGAAAACAGAAGGTGCAATAGGCGTGACACGTCTGACCGGCACCGGGGAAAAACAACACGGTCTCGCGGTACTTGTGCTGAATACCGGGCAGGACTTTTCCGTCGAGGCTGACGCCGTTATGGGTGAGTTGTCCGGCCGGGTGCGGGTTCATCCGCAGCCATATCGCTTCGATCCGCCGCTTGATGGCGGCGGCATCACCCTCCTCGATCAGTTGCTTGAGGGACTGATACTCGTCCGCCAGCAACATGTCCTTGTGGGGGAAGGTCATACGAAAAATCGGATCGTCCGGGATGTTGTCCCAGTCGATCAATGTGCTCAGTACGTAGTCGTTGGTGCGAAATGGCATGACCCTGGCAACCACGGTCATGGCTTCCTGCAACGCTGGCGTCAGTTTTTGCCAGTACGGCGTCTCGCGAATACTGCGCGAGTTATAGGGTTTGTATCTTTGTGGCTCCGACAGTCCGTGCATGACAACGCTCCTGGAGATTGGCTGACAGTGCTTACTGAATGGCAGGCACGGTGCGCTCGATGTCCATCCAGGCCCGGACGCTGTCGCGGTCCCACTGGCGGCGCACATAGGCGGCGAGTCGTGCGGGGACCGGGTCACCGTTGGCCAGCAGGCGGTTGAGCATGATCGCCAGGTCGGTGTCGGCGATGCTCCACTCGCCAAACAGGTGGTCCGCGCCTTCGGACAACAGCTGTTCGGCGACAAAAAACAATCGGGCCACCGCTGCCCGGGCTTCATCAGAGAGCGGGCTGTCTTTCTTGCCGAAGTAGATGAGGTCGGCCGGGCGCTCCTTGCGAATCACCAGCAAGTCACTGCGCAGCCAGGCCTGAAGTTGGCGGGCGCGAGCGCGTTGTTTGATGTCGAGCGGCAGCAGGCGTTTAGGGCCCGGTGCAATTTCATCCAGGTACTCGGCAATCGCCGATGACTCCGACAAGGCAAAGCCGTCGTGTACCAGGGTCGGGACCTTGCAGGTCAGCGACAGATTGCGATAAGGCGCCAGATAGTTCTCGCGAACCTTTAAATCCACCGCAACCTGTTCAAATGAAAGTTGCTTTTCCTTGAGCGCGACAAATACCGACATGGCGAAAGCGCTGACGTGATCAGCCCCGACATACAGTTGCAGACCTGAGACTTGCATAGAACACTCCCTTTCATTAAACGCATTAATCCACACCACTAAACGTGGCGATGTTTTAAACATTAATATGCGTTGGGAGTGATCGTAGTTAGTTGCTATTGGGCTGAACAGATACAGAAATTAGTTGTTTATACGGATACAGAAAACCGGATAACGCAAAACAACTGTGGGAGCGGGCCTGCTCGCGAAGAGGGTGTGTCAGTCGACATGAATGTTGTCTGACATACCGCTTTCGCGAGCAAACCCGCTCCCACAGGGATTGAGGATAAATGAGGAGGTGTCAACGCTGTCCGGTAATCAGCCCCTGGCTGTCGGCAAAGCTTGAGAGCTGTGACATCTGTGGCATGTTGCTCATGGCCAGCATGGCCAGCGGCTCGGTACTGCTGGTGTTGACGAAACCGTGGGTGGTCCAGGCCGGCACCAGCAGCACATCACCGGGGCTAACGCTGACGGGCTCGGCATCGCCCAGCACCAGGGTACCTGCGCCCGCCTGGATCACAAACAAATGCCACCAGGCGTGGCTGTGCCCATTCAGTGTCGTCCCCGGTTTCAGCCATTGCATGGCCATGCCCATGCCGGGGGTCACCTCACACCCTTGCAGGCTGTCGTCGTGGGCCAGGGCAACAATATCCAGCTCGCTGCTGGCCAGCGACTGGCGCAATTGCGTCAGCGCTGTGCCGGTCCAGACCCGTGGACTGAGTGGACGATGATGCAAACTTTGACGAAAGTCCTTATATGAAAAAAATGCACCCTTGACGTTATCCATCCTTCCTCTCTACTTATTCAAACGGCATGAGCGACTGAACCTCAAGTTAACGGTTCAACGCTATCAATCGCCCTGTCGTTATAACAGCGACGGACGCAAGGCCACGATCATATCTACTTCAATGGCCGCATTTTTTGGCAACTGGTAAACACCGATTGTCGTACGCGTATGTTTCCCCGCATCGCCCAACACATGGCTGAACACGTCCGATGCGCCGTTAGCCACTTCACTGAGGTCCACAAAGTCCGCCGTGGACTTCACATACACGGTAACCCGCAACAGTGACTTGATTTTATCCAGCGAGCCAATCGCATCGACGATCAAGGCCAGCCCGCGCATGGCACTGAGGCTGGCGGCGGCCTGGGCATCGCCCATGGTCAGCTCCAGGCCCACGCGGCCGGGGTATTGAATCTTGCCGTTGACCCGCGGCACCAGACCGCTGACATAGAGCTCATCATGATGGCGAACCAGCGGTGCGTAGTGCCCGCCTACAGAACTCTCTCCATAGATGTCGTAGTCCAGCTCCTTGGCCAGGGCGATGAAGCGTTCATCGCAAGTCATGTGCGGAATCATTCAGGTAACCCTCTCACTTCTTTCAATCAAAAAAATACAAATCGGCCATGCAACGACTCAGCTCACGGCAATCGATGCCGGGGCCAGGCTGATGACCGCGATGCGCGATTCGACCGCCTCTGCCAAGCGCAACAAGTCATCGCTGAGCTGGGCGTAGTCGGTGTTGAACAGGACGATGTGGCCGATGAACGAGGTGTTGTCCTGCACCAATGCGCTAACCGAGTCGCCTATTTGCTTGGCATACAGGCCCTCCACCAGGTCGATGTTCAGTTCAAGCGCCAGCGCCTCGATGCGCGGGGCCGCGCGCAAGATGCCACCGGCCGGTGCCGTGAGCAGTCGAATGCCGCAATAGCCACGAGGCACCGGATCGAAGTGCTCAACGGTGCCTTCCACCGCCCAGCGGACCCAGCGTTCCCATGGGTCGAAATCGACAAATGCCCGTCGCGCCAGGTCCCAGATGTGCATGCCGCCGGGGCGCATGTTGGTTTCCACCGCCGAGGTCAGGCCGTCGCTGCGCAGGAAAATCTCGTTGTGATAGGCGCCGTTATCCAGCGATACCAGCCCGGACATGTGCCGACCGGCCGCCACCAGCCGTGCCTGCACGTCGGCCGACAAGGGTGCCGGGACCACTTGCTGGATCTCGGCGCGATAGGCGCCTTCGGTGGTGGTTTTTTCGGTCACCCAGGTGCTGCCGGCGACGTATTCCCAGCTGTATTCATGGGCGTTCTGGATCAGTTCTTCCAGGACGATGCCGTCCTCGCGATAAGGCTTGAGCGCCTGCCAGGCTTCTTCGCACTCAGAGGGATGATGAATCACCCGACAACCGCGACTCGCGCCTTCGCAGGCCGGCTTGATGAAGGCTTTGCCACCCAGTTCGACGACCCGCTCACGCAGCTCGGCCAGGCTCTCGATACGTGTGGAAAATACCGGACGGTAGTGCTCGGGTGAGCTGTCTGCCAGCGCTTCAAGCTTGCGGAACACCTGCTTATCCAGCCCGGCTCGCGCTTGCGAAGGCGTGATGCCGGGCAAGCCGTAATGGGTCGCCAGCGCTGCGCCAAGCAACACACCCCGGTCCGAAAACGGCAGTACGCCGATCAGTTTCCAGTCATCGGCATCCAGGCAACCGGCCACCAGATCGACAGAATCGGCCAGGTCGGCCAGTGCCAGCGAGGTGGTGCAGACGTGATCCGCTACCAAGTGATCTTCCGGCTGGATTTGCTCCACCAGCAGGATCAGCCGCGCGTTGTACAGCCTGTTGCACAGTTCGCGCAGCTTCTGGATGTCGTGAACCCGATTGCCGTTGTAGCCCACCACCACTACACATGAAGTCGTACTCATAAGATCCTCGACCATGAACTAAGCATTTCTTTCGGAACCTGCAACCGTGACGGATCAGTCGTGCAGTGCCGCGCCGGACTTTCGGTTGAACCAGTACCAGGCCAGGATTCCGATCGCGCCGATCGCCGCCAGCAGCAGCGCGTTGTACGGCGCCGGCACCACTCGCATGACCAGCACCGTCAGCCCGGCGCCGACGCCCAGGGAAACCTCTTTGACGAACATGTTGTTTTGTTTCACGGAGAAGTAGTCGAGGTAGCTGAACGCGCATTCGGCGATGGACAGCAGCGCGACCCAGACCAGCGCACCGGCCAGGGTTTCGACATGGAAAGCGGACGGTGACGAGAGCACCGCGAAGCCACCGACGATGATCCCGATCACCGCCAGCACCTTGAAGCGCCCGGTGCGTTCGATCAGATTCATCACCGGCACCTGGGCGAACACCACCACGGCACTGTTGAGGATCAGCATCAGGCCGTACCAGGCCGGCAGCTCGCCGGTCTTGAGCAGGATCGCCTGCGGCAGAATCGAGAACACCCCGAACAGCTTGATACCCATGATGATGCCGGCGATCACCCAGGGCAGCTTGTTGCGCCAGCCGCTGCCGTCTTTCGTGGCCGGGCGGGCAACGATGGCTTCAGTGCTGAAGGTCGCACCCAAGGCAATCGGCAGGCACAGCAGCACAAAGGCTGCGGCGCCGAGGAAAAACATCGTCGGGGTCAGCAGAGGCGACAGCAGGATCAAACCGGCCACCAGGCTGCCCATGTTCATCGCCATCCGGTTGTAGGCCGCGCCTTCCTTGGTTTGCGCCGCTTCGCTCTTGATCAGGTAACCGGCAATCGCAATGCCGTAGGCAAACAAAGCGGCGGCAAACATCACCATGCCCTGGTTGCTGGTCAACGCCAGCAGCACCAGGCCCAGGGCGGCGCACAGCAGCGTGACACTCAGGGAGCGACGGCCCAGCACCAGCAACGTCAGCGGCAATAACAGCAGGAGGGCCCGATAGCCCAGGGCCAGGATGCTGTTGGTGGCGGTGTCGAGCCAGACGTTGGCCTTGCCCAACACCGCAAACAGCGAGACGGCGGTAATGATTCGAATCGTGAACAGGCGAACATTAATCACCGGTTTGACCACGGCGACCGTTGTATCAACACTCATGCAACACCTCTAAACCAAGCGATTGGCCCTATGGCCAAGGCTGACAAGCAGAAAAGTCTGTAAGTCGATGGTAGAGAGCCGCACCCGCGCTGATCAGAGGAAGTTCGTATAGAATCAAACGAACTTTACTGCCACAGGGACCAGTAAAATGCAGGTTCAACGCGCCGTCATCGCCGCCATCGAGTTCCAGCCGGGCGTGCCGCTGGTGCAGCAGATCGTCGACCAGTTGTCGCTGGCAATCAGCCAGGGTGGCCTGCCCCACGGCGCCAAGCTGCCGCCGATTCGCGAACTGTCCGACCTGATGAACGTGGGCAAATCCACGGTGGTTGACGCCCTCGATCGCTTGCGGGCCAAGGGCCTGGTGGTGTCACGCCAGGGCTCGGGGCATTACGTGCATCGCGCCATGACCTCGTTCCCCAGCGGTGCCGGGCCAGACCTGCAACCGCAAGACACCCTCAGCGTGGTGCGCCGCGCCCTGTTGCTGGAGAATGGCGCCCTGCGTCCCGGCTGCGGCTTTCTGCCCTCCTCCTGGCTGCCCGCCGAAGAACTGCTCAAGGCTGTGCGCGGCACACTGCGCGCCACCACCCTGCGCATGGGCGAGTACGGTGTGGCCGGTGGTTACTTGCCATTGCGTCAGGCGCTGCGGGTGAAACTGGCGACCTTCGGCATCGAAGTGCCGGTGGACCAGATCATCACCACCGCCAACACCATGCAGGCCATCGACCTGCTAATGCGCCTGCTGATCAAACCCGGCGACACCGTGGTACTGGACGATCCGTGCTACTTCAATCTGCACGCCAATCTGGCGCTGCACGGGGCCAGGGTCATCACCATCGCCCGGGATTGCGACGGCATGGACCTCGATGCTTTCGAGCAACTGGTGATCGCGCACAAACCGGTGCTGTACATGACCAACAGCACGCTGCATAACCCCACCGGGCACTCGTTTTCGCCGGCGCAGGTGTATCGGTTGCTGGAGCTGAGTCACCGTTATGGTTTCCACATTCTCGAAGACGATCTGTACTGCGACATCCAGCAGCGCCGCACGCCGAGGCTGGCGGCCAGCGGGCTGGATAACGTCACTTACGTGTCCGGGTTCTCCAAGACCCTGACCGCCAACAGCCG from the Pseudomonas sp. N3-W genome contains:
- a CDS encoding TauD/TfdA family dioxygenase — its product is MSDQGIVVSRPYVALDHRHEELSARGWTVLSADELSDDVVGALEEFGQIIPQFNGQTAFAITRKPGYEDLPYSQSMNGIGPHTEAPVYGPPPRYLALHCHRQARCGGGHTGLVDGYEFLSFLETADPELREWINDTPVEFVATAKPGEPAQTRVKEFILTPTEDADVFRFSYNQFHYGDVNPSKEDLRQSQVASSSSPLARFARLGEAYFVQRNTPVLIPDGCMLIWDNWRMIHARSQYTDPARHLTRYWLA
- a CDS encoding branched-chain amino acid aminotransferase is translated as MSGIPFDQREGVIWLDGEFVEWSEAKLHVLSHGLHYASTVYEGERVYGAKIFKLREHSERLYRSAQLMDFVIPYELAELEAASQQLLHHNKVIDGYLRPVAWRGSEMISTSARFNRVHVAIACWQWPSYFDPAARMAGIRLKTAGWRRPPPSSSPFEAKASGHYQIATLSKHDAEKNGFHDALMLDWRGHVAEATSANVFFVKGRTLHTPLPDCFLNGITRQTVIELARALDYPVVERTILPTELGDFDECFLTGTAAEITPVQSIDEHAYRPGNACRDLIAAYTSTVNA
- a CDS encoding KamA family radical SAM protein — protein: MHGLSEPQRYKPYNSRSIRETPYWQKLTPALQEAMTVVARVMPFRTNDYVLSTLIDWDNIPDDPIFRMTFPHKDMLLADEYQSLKQLIEEGDAAAIKRRIEAIWLRMNPHPAGQLTHNGVSLDGKVLPGIQHKYRETVLFFPGAGQTCHAYCTFCFRWAQFIGEEELKFNARESQELLSYLRVHTEVTDVLITGGDPMIMNTRSLASYIEPLLQLPHLKSIRIGTKSVAYWPQRFVSDKDAPELLDLFKRIIAAGKNLSIMGHYNHPVELRQDMARQAVERIRSTGATLRMQAPVIRHINENPADWAALWTEGVRLGAIPYYMFVERDTGPSHYFAMPLARAFEIFQAAYRTVSGLARTVRGPSMSTFYGKVLINGIETVAGEKVFVLQFLQARNPQWVLRTFYARFDPQVTWFDDLRPAFGERSFFFQTEVAAPPELIPVLLQTA
- the yfcF gene encoding glutathione transferase; its protein translation is MQVSGLQLYVGADHVSAFAMSVFVALKEKQLSFEQVAVDLKVRENYLAPYRNLSLTCKVPTLVHDGFALSESSAIAEYLDEIAPGPKRLLPLDIKQRARARQLQAWLRSDLLVIRKERPADLIYFGKKDSPLSDEARAAVARLFFVAEQLLSEGADHLFGEWSIADTDLAIMLNRLLANGDPVPARLAAYVRRQWDRDSVRAWMDIERTVPAIQ
- a CDS encoding cupin domain-containing protein; this encodes MDNVKGAFFSYKDFRQSLHHRPLSPRVWTGTALTQLRQSLASSELDIVALAHDDSLQGCEVTPGMGMAMQWLKPGTTLNGHSHAWWHLFVIQAGAGTLVLGDAEPVSVSPGDVLLVPAWTTHGFVNTSSTEPLAMLAMSNMPQMSQLSSFADSQGLITGQR
- a CDS encoding RidA family protein produces the protein MIPHMTCDERFIALAKELDYDIYGESSVGGHYAPLVRHHDELYVSGLVPRVNGKIQYPGRVGLELTMGDAQAAASLSAMRGLALIVDAIGSLDKIKSLLRVTVYVKSTADFVDLSEVANGASDVFSHVLGDAGKHTRTTIGVYQLPKNAAIEVDMIVALRPSLL
- a CDS encoding acetyl-CoA carboxylase biotin carboxylase subunit family protein, yielding MSTTSCVVVVGYNGNRVHDIQKLRELCNRLYNARLILLVEQIQPEDHLVADHVCTTSLALADLADSVDLVAGCLDADDWKLIGVLPFSDRGVLLGAALATHYGLPGITPSQARAGLDKQVFRKLEALADSSPEHYRPVFSTRIESLAELRERVVELGGKAFIKPACEGASRGCRVIHHPSECEEAWQALKPYREDGIVLEELIQNAHEYSWEYVAGSTWVTEKTTTEGAYRAEIQQVVPAPLSADVQARLVAAGRHMSGLVSLDNGAYHNEIFLRSDGLTSAVETNMRPGGMHIWDLARRAFVDFDPWERWVRWAVEGTVEHFDPVPRGYCGIRLLTAPAGGILRAAPRIEALALELNIDLVEGLYAKQIGDSVSALVQDNTSFIGHIVLFNTDYAQLSDDLLRLAEAVESRIAVISLAPASIAVS
- a CDS encoding PLP-dependent aminotransferase family protein, with the protein product MQVQRAVIAAIEFQPGVPLVQQIVDQLSLAISQGGLPHGAKLPPIRELSDLMNVGKSTVVDALDRLRAKGLVVSRQGSGHYVHRAMTSFPSGAGPDLQPQDTLSVVRRALLLENGALRPGCGFLPSSWLPAEELLKAVRGTLRATTLRMGEYGVAGGYLPLRQALRVKLATFGIEVPVDQIITTANTMQAIDLLMRLLIKPGDTVVLDDPCYFNLHANLALHGARVITIARDCDGMDLDAFEQLVIAHKPVLYMTNSTLHNPTGHSFSPAQVYRLLELSHRYGFHILEDDLYCDIQQRRTPRLAASGLDNVTYVSGFSKTLTANSRVSYAVLSPQLAARLVALKMACGGVTSELAEQITCTMLSDGSYAKHARRTVDRLYESSSRVAAWLEEAGCSASSLPGEGLFIWTRLPEGLHAETLARKGLEKDLVLAPGTLLSKADNASHFLRFNVAHSDHTQVRERFFRLLDTPNK